A section of the Pimelobacter simplex genome encodes:
- a CDS encoding Ig-like domain-containing protein has protein sequence MKTNHTKRWSAVIALALAASGVGGLAVAAPTFTGDPTTLAWYSAGQAGVDDPARSDVALHLYDGAGAPVTSGTVTAGLPAFAAADGAVRADDTHASLFVHAAQSGSAAGAWPGVQATGTDRYTGAGAVTAPAPLVGRPYVRTAGGYGLADLTASFAAAGQGTFGGVYELRLRTSSATKGVADRYASAFVKVTGNDWTVVAGPEAGGPVATQTSVTAPATSSYGKAFTVRATVTGVTAAGGTVTVKKGATVLATKALDADGVIDIPVGGLVLAPGTHALTVAFGGTAAAQPSQGSRSIKVVAATSTTKGKLAAAKIKKTAAPKITAQVTAPGVPAAALTGSFTVYDGSKAIKKVTLAAANGGRLTITLPKRKKGTHKIKVVFSGNAKVATSTSPGYKLVVK, from the coding sequence ATGAAGACCAACCACACGAAGAGGTGGAGCGCCGTCATCGCCCTGGCGCTGGCCGCCTCCGGCGTCGGCGGCCTCGCCGTCGCGGCGCCGACCTTCACCGGCGACCCGACCACGCTGGCCTGGTACAGCGCCGGCCAGGCCGGCGTCGACGACCCGGCGCGCAGCGACGTCGCCCTCCACCTGTACGACGGCGCCGGCGCCCCGGTCACCTCGGGCACCGTCACCGCCGGCCTGCCCGCGTTCGCGGCTGCCGACGGCGCCGTGCGCGCCGACGACACCCACGCCTCGCTGTTCGTCCACGCCGCCCAGTCGGGCAGCGCGGCCGGCGCGTGGCCGGGCGTCCAGGCCACCGGCACCGACCGCTACACCGGCGCCGGCGCGGTCACCGCGCCCGCGCCGCTGGTGGGGCGGCCCTACGTCCGCACCGCCGGCGGCTACGGCCTCGCCGACCTCACCGCGAGCTTCGCGGCGGCGGGGCAGGGGACCTTCGGCGGCGTCTACGAGCTGCGCCTGCGCACGAGCTCGGCGACCAAGGGCGTGGCGGACCGCTACGCCTCGGCGTTCGTCAAGGTCACCGGCAACGACTGGACCGTCGTCGCGGGGCCCGAGGCCGGGGGACCGGTCGCGACCCAGACCTCGGTCACGGCGCCGGCCACGTCGTCGTACGGGAAGGCGTTCACGGTGCGTGCGACCGTCACCGGCGTCACCGCCGCGGGCGGCACCGTCACGGTCAAGAAGGGCGCGACGGTGCTGGCCACCAAGGCGCTCGACGCCGACGGCGTGATCGACATCCCGGTCGGGGGCCTCGTGCTCGCGCCCGGCACGCACGCCCTCACCGTCGCCTTCGGCGGCACCGCCGCCGCGCAGCCCAGCCAGGGCAGCCGCAGCATCAAGGTCGTCGCGGCGACGTCGACGACCAAGGGCAAGCTCGCCGCGGCGAAGATCAAGAAGACCGCGGCGCCCAAGATCACCGCCCAGGTGACCGCCCCCGGCGTCCCGGCCGCCGCGCTGACCGGCAGCTTCACCGTCTACGACGGCAGCAAGGCGATCAAGAAGGTCACGCTCGCCGCCGCCAACGGCGGCAGGCTCACCATCACGCTGCCCAAGCGCAAGAAGGGGACCCACAAGATCAAGGTCGTCTTCAGCGGCAACGCCAAGGTCGCCACGAGTACCAGCCCCGGCTACAAGCTGGTGGTGAAGTAG
- a CDS encoding phosphate ABC transporter ATP-binding protein, producing the protein MPPPPPPPGPPGAGARPGRLEADAVSAWFGQRKVLDRVSIDIPSGQVTALIGPSGCGKSTFLRILNRMHELVPGAALAGEVRLDGEDIYDPDRRLTDARRAIGMVFQKPNPFPAMSIQDNVLAGLSLVGSRLRKSEREDLVEESLTRAGLWLEVRDRLRQPGSALSGGQQQRLCIARSLAVRPRVLLMDEPCSALDPTSTRVVEETIREIGSQVTIVIVTHNMQQAARVSDRCAFFLAAHGTPGVIVEQGPTSVIFDDPQDPRTADYVNGRFG; encoded by the coding sequence CTGCCGCCCCCGCCGCCCCCTCCGGGACCGCCCGGCGCGGGGGCTCGTCCGGGCCGGCTGGAGGCGGACGCCGTCTCGGCGTGGTTCGGCCAGCGCAAGGTCCTCGACCGGGTCTCGATCGACATCCCCTCCGGGCAGGTGACCGCGCTCATCGGCCCTTCCGGCTGCGGCAAGTCGACCTTCCTGCGGATCCTCAACCGGATGCACGAGCTGGTCCCCGGCGCGGCGCTGGCGGGGGAGGTGCGCCTCGACGGAGAGGACATCTACGACCCCGACCGGCGCCTGACCGACGCGCGCCGCGCGATCGGCATGGTCTTTCAGAAGCCGAACCCGTTCCCGGCCATGTCGATCCAGGACAACGTGCTCGCCGGGCTGAGCCTGGTCGGCTCGCGGCTGCGCAAGTCCGAGCGCGAGGACCTGGTGGAGGAGTCGCTGACCCGGGCCGGGCTGTGGCTCGAGGTCCGCGACCGGCTCCGCCAGCCCGGCTCGGCGCTCTCCGGCGGCCAGCAGCAGCGGCTGTGCATCGCCCGCTCGCTCGCGGTCCGCCCGCGCGTGCTGCTGATGGACGAGCCCTGCTCGGCCCTCGACCCGACCTCGACGCGGGTCGTGGAGGAGACGATCCGCGAGATCGGCAGCCAGGTGACGATCGTGATCGTCACCCACAACATGCAGCAGGCGGCGCGGGTCTCCGACCGCTGCGCCTTCTTCCTGGCCGCCCACGGCACGCCGGGCGTGATCGTGGAGCAGGGGCCCACCTCGGTGATCTTCGACGACCCGCAGGACCCGCGCACCGCCGACTACGTCAACGGGCGATTCGGCTGA
- the gltB gene encoding glutamate synthase large subunit: MPSSHAFPPPEGLYDPRHEHDACGVAFVATLTGEASHDIVVKALTALRNLDHRGAAGAEPNSGDGAGILLQVPDAFLRAVTAEAGLTLPAAGTYAVGTAFLPGDEEQVAKTRGRIEEIAAEEGLTVLGWREVPVTPDILGTMARSVMPTFSQVFVRANPFGAEPVSGMDLERLAFCLRKRAERETDVYFPSLSSRTLAYKGMLTTDQLDNFYPDLVDERMASAIGVVHSRFSTNTFPSWPLSHPFRFIAHNGEINTVMGNRNWMRAREALLASDAIPGDLDRLFPICTPGASDSASFDEVLELLHMGGRSLPHAVLMMIPEAWENHAEMPALRRDFYRFHSTMMEPWDGPACVVFTDGTQIGAVLDRNGLRPARYWVTEDGLVVLASEVGVLDLDPATVVRKGRLQPGRMFLVDTEEHRIIEDEEVKDQLAAENPYGEWLHGGLIQLDDIEDREHIVHTHASVTRRQQIFGYTEEELRVILTPMANTGGEALGSMGTDTPIAALSEKPRLLFDYFSQLFAQVTNPPLDAIREELVTSLYGSIGPESNLLEPTPASCRQIVLPFPVIDNDDLAKIRHINREGDHPGFITHVSRGLYDVHGGGAAMAARIDEICAEVSAAIADGARIIVLSDRHSTADLAPIPSLLLTGAVHHHLVREKTRTQVGLLIEAGDVREVHHVALLVGYGAAAVNPYLAMETVEDLAREGYYVKAEPEQAVKNLIKALGKGVVKVMSKIGVSTVASYTGAQIFECIGLSQTVVDKYFTGTTSKLGGIELDVIAQEVAARHAKAYPPAGIAPAHRELEIGGEYQWRREGEPHLFNPETVFRLQHSTRTGRYDIFKQYTAAVDEQSEKLMTLRGLFRFKDAGDFGRAPIPIDEVEPVSAIVKRFSTGAMSYGSISREAHETLAIAMNRLGAKSNTGEGGEDADRLHDPERRSSIKQVASGRFGVTSEYLTNADDIQIKMAQGAKPGEGGQLPGNKVYPWVAKTRHSTPGVGLISPPPHHDIYSIEDLAQLIHDLKNANPSARVHVKLVSEVGVGTVAAGVSKAHADVVLVSGHDGGTGASPLTSLKHAGGPWELGLAETQQTLLLNGLRDRIVVQTDGQLKTGRDVVIAALLGAEEFGFATAPLVVSGCILMRVCHLDTCPVGVATQNPALRSRFSGKAEYVVNFFEFIAEEVRELLAELGFRSIEEAVGQVQALDTVEAVGHWKAKGLDLAPILHQVDIAGTHFPDQDVRNTGTQDHGLDKSLDVTEILPLAASAIETGEPVRAQLAIRNVNRTVGTILGHHVTKKHGGAGLPDGTIDLTFVGSAGQSLGAFVPRGVTLRLEGDANDYVGKGLSGGRIAIRPDRAATFRADEHIIAGNTIAYGATSGEIFIRGGVGERCCVRNSGATVVTEGVGDHGCEYMTGGRVVVLGKTGRNFAAGMSGGIAWVLDLKDFRVNGELVDLRPVSADYAAELESIVRKHFEETGSEVAEELLADWEAALPRFTEVMPRDYAKVLAVQAEAEAEGLDADAAANRVMEVLHG; this comes from the coding sequence GTGCCCTCTTCGCACGCGTTCCCGCCGCCGGAGGGTCTCTACGACCCGCGACACGAGCACGACGCCTGTGGCGTCGCCTTCGTTGCGACCCTGACCGGTGAGGCCAGCCACGACATCGTGGTGAAGGCCCTGACGGCCCTCCGCAACCTGGACCACCGCGGTGCCGCGGGGGCCGAGCCCAACTCCGGCGATGGTGCCGGAATCCTCCTGCAGGTGCCCGACGCCTTCCTGCGCGCGGTCACGGCGGAGGCGGGGCTGACCCTGCCCGCCGCCGGGACCTACGCCGTCGGTACGGCGTTCCTGCCCGGCGACGAGGAGCAGGTCGCCAAGACCCGCGGCCGGATCGAGGAGATCGCCGCCGAGGAGGGCCTCACGGTCCTCGGCTGGCGCGAGGTCCCGGTCACGCCGGACATCCTGGGCACGATGGCCCGCAGCGTCATGCCGACGTTCAGCCAGGTCTTCGTCCGGGCCAACCCGTTCGGCGCCGAGCCGGTCAGCGGGATGGACCTGGAGCGCCTGGCGTTCTGCCTGCGCAAGCGCGCCGAGCGCGAGACCGACGTGTACTTCCCGTCGCTCTCCTCGCGCACGCTGGCCTACAAGGGCATGCTGACCACCGACCAGCTCGACAACTTCTACCCCGACCTGGTCGACGAGCGGATGGCCTCGGCCATCGGCGTGGTCCACTCGCGGTTCTCGACGAACACCTTCCCGAGCTGGCCGCTGTCCCACCCGTTCCGGTTCATCGCCCACAACGGCGAGATCAACACGGTCATGGGCAACCGCAACTGGATGCGGGCGCGCGAGGCGCTGCTCGCCTCCGACGCGATCCCCGGCGACCTCGACCGGCTGTTCCCGATCTGCACCCCGGGCGCGTCCGACTCGGCGTCCTTCGACGAGGTCCTCGAGCTGCTGCACATGGGCGGGCGCAGCCTGCCCCACGCGGTGCTCATGATGATCCCCGAGGCGTGGGAGAACCACGCCGAGATGCCCGCGCTGCGGCGCGACTTCTACCGCTTCCACTCCACGATGATGGAGCCCTGGGACGGTCCGGCGTGCGTCGTCTTCACCGACGGCACCCAGATCGGCGCGGTCCTCGACCGCAACGGCCTGCGCCCGGCCCGCTACTGGGTCACCGAGGACGGTCTCGTCGTCCTCGCCTCCGAGGTCGGCGTGCTCGACCTCGACCCGGCCACGGTCGTCCGCAAGGGCCGCCTCCAGCCGGGCCGGATGTTCCTGGTCGACACCGAGGAGCACCGGATCATCGAGGACGAGGAGGTCAAGGACCAGCTCGCCGCCGAGAACCCCTACGGCGAGTGGCTCCACGGCGGCCTGATCCAGCTCGACGACATCGAGGACCGTGAGCACATCGTGCACACGCACGCCTCGGTCACCCGCCGCCAGCAGATCTTCGGCTACACCGAGGAGGAGCTGCGGGTCATCCTCACGCCGATGGCCAACACCGGCGGCGAGGCGCTCGGCTCGATGGGCACCGACACGCCCATCGCGGCGCTCAGCGAGAAGCCGCGGCTGCTGTTCGACTACTTCAGCCAGCTCTTCGCCCAGGTCACCAACCCGCCGCTGGACGCCATCCGCGAGGAGCTCGTCACCTCGCTCTACGGCTCCATCGGACCGGAGTCCAACCTGCTCGAGCCGACCCCGGCCTCGTGTCGCCAGATCGTGCTGCCGTTCCCGGTCATCGACAACGACGACCTGGCCAAGATCCGCCACATCAACCGCGAGGGCGACCACCCGGGCTTCATCACCCACGTCTCCCGCGGCCTGTACGACGTCCACGGCGGCGGCGCCGCGATGGCGGCCCGCATCGACGAGATCTGCGCCGAGGTCTCGGCCGCGATCGCCGACGGTGCGCGCATCATCGTGCTCTCCGACCGGCACTCGACGGCCGACCTCGCGCCGATCCCCTCGCTGCTGCTGACCGGCGCGGTCCACCACCACCTGGTGCGCGAGAAGACCCGCACCCAGGTCGGCCTCCTCATCGAGGCCGGCGACGTCCGCGAGGTGCACCACGTGGCGCTCCTCGTCGGCTACGGCGCGGCGGCGGTCAACCCGTACCTCGCCATGGAGACCGTCGAGGACCTGGCGCGCGAGGGCTACTACGTCAAGGCCGAGCCCGAGCAGGCCGTCAAGAACCTGATCAAGGCGCTCGGCAAGGGCGTGGTGAAGGTGATGTCCAAGATCGGTGTCAGCACCGTGGCGTCCTACACCGGCGCCCAGATCTTCGAGTGCATCGGTCTGTCCCAGACGGTCGTCGACAAGTACTTCACCGGCACCACCTCCAAGCTGGGCGGCATCGAGCTCGACGTCATCGCCCAGGAGGTCGCCGCCCGGCACGCCAAGGCGTACCCGCCGGCCGGCATCGCGCCCGCGCACCGCGAGCTCGAGATCGGTGGCGAGTACCAGTGGCGCCGCGAGGGCGAGCCGCACCTGTTCAACCCCGAGACGGTGTTCCGGCTCCAGCACTCCACGCGGACCGGTCGCTACGACATCTTCAAGCAGTACACGGCGGCGGTGGACGAGCAGTCCGAGAAGCTGATGACGCTGCGTGGGCTGTTCCGGTTCAAGGACGCCGGCGACTTCGGCCGCGCGCCGATCCCCATCGACGAGGTCGAGCCGGTCTCGGCGATCGTCAAGCGCTTCTCCACCGGCGCGATGTCCTACGGCTCGATCTCCCGCGAGGCGCACGAGACGCTGGCCATCGCCATGAACCGGCTGGGCGCCAAGTCCAACACCGGAGAGGGCGGCGAGGACGCCGACCGTCTCCACGACCCCGAGCGGCGCAGCTCGATCAAGCAGGTCGCCTCGGGCCGCTTCGGCGTCACCTCGGAGTACCTCACCAACGCCGACGACATCCAGATCAAGATGGCCCAGGGCGCCAAGCCCGGTGAGGGCGGCCAGCTGCCCGGCAACAAGGTCTACCCCTGGGTGGCCAAGACCCGGCACTCCACGCCGGGCGTGGGCCTGATCAGCCCGCCGCCGCACCACGACATCTACTCGATCGAGGACCTGGCTCAGCTGATCCACGACCTCAAGAACGCCAACCCCTCGGCCCGCGTCCACGTGAAGCTGGTCTCCGAGGTCGGTGTCGGCACGGTCGCCGCGGGTGTCTCCAAGGCCCACGCGGACGTCGTCCTGGTGTCGGGTCACGACGGCGGCACGGGTGCGTCCCCGCTGACCTCGCTCAAGCACGCCGGCGGTCCCTGGGAGCTCGGCCTGGCCGAGACCCAGCAGACCCTGCTGCTCAACGGCCTGCGCGACCGGATCGTCGTCCAGACCGACGGTCAGCTCAAGACCGGCCGCGACGTCGTCATCGCCGCGCTGCTCGGTGCCGAGGAGTTCGGCTTCGCCACGGCCCCGCTGGTGGTCTCGGGCTGCATCCTGATGCGGGTCTGCCACCTCGACACCTGCCCGGTGGGCGTGGCCACGCAGAACCCGGCCCTGCGCTCGCGGTTCAGCGGCAAGGCCGAGTACGTCGTGAACTTCTTCGAGTTCATCGCCGAGGAGGTCCGCGAGCTGCTCGCCGAGCTCGGCTTCCGCTCGATCGAGGAGGCCGTGGGCCAGGTCCAGGCGCTCGACACCGTCGAGGCCGTCGGCCACTGGAAGGCCAAGGGTCTCGACCTGGCGCCGATCCTGCACCAGGTCGACATCGCGGGCACGCACTTCCCCGACCAGGACGTGCGCAACACCGGCACCCAGGACCACGGCCTGGACAAGTCGCTCGACGTCACCGAGATCCTGCCGCTCGCGGCCTCGGCGATCGAGACCGGCGAGCCGGTCCGGGCCCAGCTGGCGATCCGCAACGTCAACCGCACCGTCGGCACGATCCTGGGCCACCACGTCACCAAGAAGCACGGTGGCGCGGGCCTGCCCGACGGCACGATCGACCTGACGTTCGTCGGCTCCGCGGGTCAGTCCCTCGGCGCCTTCGTGCCCCGGGGCGTCACGCTGCGGCTCGAGGGCGATGCCAACGACTACGTCGGCAAGGGCCTGTCCGGCGGCCGGATCGCGATCCGCCCCGACCGGGCGGCGACGTTCCGCGCCGACGAGCACATCATCGCCGGCAACACCATCGCCTACGGCGCGACCTCGGGTGAGATCTTCATCCGCGGCGGCGTGGGGGAGCGGTGCTGCGTGCGCAACTCCGGCGCGACGGTCGTCACCGAGGGTGTCGGCGACCACGGCTGCGAGTACATGACCGGCGGACGCGTCGTCGTCCTCGGCAAGACCGGCCGCAACTTCGCGGCCGGTATGTCCGGTGGCATCGCGTGGGTGCTCGACCTCAAGGACTTCCGGGTCAACGGCGAGCTCGTCGACCTGCGTCCGGTCAGCGCCGACTACGCCGCCGAGCTCGAGAGCATCGTGCGCAAGCACTTCGAGGAGACCGGTTCCGAGGTCGCCGAGGAGCTGCTGGCCGACTGGGAGGCCGCACTGCCGCGGTTCACCGAGGTCATGCCGCGCGACTACGCGAAGGTCCTGGCGGTCCAGGCCGAGGCGGAGGCCGAGGGCCTCGACGCCGACGCCGCCGCGAACCGAGTGATGGAGGTGCTCCATGGCTGA
- a CDS encoding glutamate synthase subunit beta translates to MADPKGFLKNTREVAGRRPVEERVGDWDEVYPGGIGRALLPIINVQASRCMDCGIPFCHQGCPLGNIIPEWNDLVWRDDWEGAIERLHATNNFPEFTGRLCPAPCETACVLGINQPAVTIKNIEVSIIDKAYDSGFVRPQPPEWLTGKTVAVVGSGPAGLAAAQQLTRAGHTVAVYERADQPGGLLRYGIPEFKMEKKHLERRLEQMRREGTVFRSGVTVGEGKLNGQALKDRYDAVVLAIGSTVPRDLPVPGRELNGIHQAMDFLPQANRVALGEEVEGQIRADGKHVVIIGGGDTGADCLGTSIRQGAASITQLEIMPQPTEDRPSGQPWPTYPMIYRVSSAHEEGGERVYAVSTKEFLGDDDGNVRALRLVEVAFEGGKLVEHEGTEREIPAELVLFAMGFVGPEQPGVVEQLGLDLDERGNIKRDNDYATSVEGVFAAGDAGRGQSLIVWAIAEGRAAAAAVDTYLTGSTQLPAPIPPTARPLVV, encoded by the coding sequence ATGGCTGACCCGAAGGGATTCCTGAAGAACACCCGCGAGGTCGCCGGACGTCGTCCGGTCGAGGAGCGGGTGGGCGACTGGGACGAGGTCTACCCGGGAGGGATCGGCCGCGCGCTGCTCCCGATCATCAACGTCCAGGCCAGCCGCTGCATGGACTGCGGCATCCCGTTCTGCCACCAGGGCTGCCCGCTGGGCAACATCATCCCGGAGTGGAACGACCTGGTCTGGCGTGACGACTGGGAGGGCGCGATCGAGCGCCTGCACGCGACCAACAACTTCCCGGAGTTCACCGGTCGCCTCTGCCCGGCCCCGTGCGAGACCGCCTGCGTGCTGGGGATCAACCAGCCCGCGGTGACGATCAAGAACATCGAGGTCTCGATCATCGACAAGGCCTACGACTCGGGCTTCGTGCGGCCGCAGCCGCCGGAGTGGCTGACCGGCAAGACCGTGGCCGTCGTCGGCTCCGGTCCGGCCGGACTGGCCGCCGCCCAGCAGCTCACCCGCGCCGGTCACACGGTCGCGGTCTACGAGCGGGCCGACCAGCCCGGTGGCCTGCTGCGCTACGGCATCCCCGAGTTCAAGATGGAGAAGAAGCACCTCGAGCGGCGTCTGGAGCAGATGCGCCGCGAGGGGACCGTGTTCCGCTCCGGCGTCACCGTCGGCGAGGGCAAGCTCAACGGCCAGGCCCTCAAGGACCGCTACGACGCGGTGGTGCTCGCCATCGGCTCGACCGTGCCGCGCGACCTGCCGGTGCCCGGGCGCGAGCTCAACGGCATCCACCAGGCGATGGACTTCCTGCCGCAGGCCAACCGGGTGGCGCTCGGCGAGGAGGTCGAGGGCCAGATCCGCGCCGACGGCAAGCACGTCGTCATCATCGGTGGCGGTGACACCGGCGCCGACTGCCTCGGCACCTCGATCCGCCAGGGCGCGGCCTCGATCACGCAGCTGGAGATCATGCCCCAGCCGACCGAGGACCGTCCGAGCGGGCAGCCGTGGCCGACGTACCCGATGATCTACCGGGTCTCCTCGGCCCACGAGGAGGGCGGCGAGCGGGTCTACGCCGTCTCGACCAAGGAGTTCCTCGGCGACGACGACGGCAACGTCCGCGCGCTGCGGCTGGTCGAGGTCGCCTTCGAGGGCGGCAAGCTCGTCGAGCACGAGGGCACCGAGCGGGAGATCCCGGCCGAGCTGGTCCTGTTCGCGATGGGCTTCGTCGGTCCCGAGCAGCCCGGCGTGGTCGAGCAGCTCGGCCTCGACCTGGACGAGCGCGGCAACATCAAGCGCGACAACGACTACGCGACCAGCGTCGAGGGCGTCTTCGCCGCCGGCGACGCGGGCCGCGGCCAGTCGCTGATCGTGTGGGCGATCGCCGAGGGACGGGCCGCCGCCGCCGCGGTGGACACCTACCTGACCGGCAGCACCCAGCTGCCCGCGCCCATCCCGCCGACCGCGCGTCCGCTGGTGGTCTGA
- the pyk gene encoding pyruvate kinase produces the protein MRRAKIVCTLGPATSSERRIRELVYAGMDLARLNMSHGTHEQHAEAYRLVREASDAAGRGVGVLADLQGPKIRLETFSAGPATLTRGQRWTITTRDVDGNDEISGTTYKGLPGDVAPGDPILIDDGKVRLRVVEVTDTDVVTEVLVGGKVSNHKGINLPGVAVSVPALSEKDTADLRFALRLGVDFIALSFVRNAADAEDVRVIMREEGVMLPVIAKIEKPQAIENLDEVVAAFDAFMVARGDLGVECPLEEVPFLQKKVIVAARRNAKPVIVATQMLESMVANPAPTRAEASDVANAVLDGADAVMLSGETSVGEHPVHTVETMARIISATEAHALVDDTFSRFGRIEWDPHTTSGVITKAAEEVAQRVGAKYVVAFTQSGDSARRIARLRSPIPVLAFTPEARVRSQLAVSWGVEAFKTLPVEHTDEMVRQVDEELLKIGRVKEGDRVVIIAGSPPGIPGSTNALRVHRMGDAINEVAPAYRRRG, from the coding sequence GTGCGAAGAGCAAAGATCGTGTGCACCCTGGGTCCGGCCACCAGCTCGGAGCGTCGGATCCGTGAGCTGGTCTATGCCGGCATGGACCTCGCCCGCCTCAACATGAGCCACGGCACCCACGAGCAGCACGCCGAGGCCTACCGCCTCGTGCGCGAGGCCTCCGACGCCGCCGGCCGCGGGGTCGGCGTGCTCGCCGACCTCCAGGGCCCCAAGATCCGGCTCGAGACCTTCTCCGCCGGCCCGGCCACGCTGACCCGCGGTCAGCGCTGGACGATCACCACCCGCGACGTCGACGGCAACGACGAGATCAGCGGGACGACGTACAAGGGGCTGCCGGGCGACGTCGCCCCCGGCGACCCGATCCTCATCGACGACGGCAAGGTCCGCCTGCGCGTCGTCGAGGTCACCGACACCGACGTGGTCACCGAGGTGCTCGTCGGCGGCAAGGTGAGCAACCACAAGGGCATCAACCTGCCCGGCGTGGCCGTCTCCGTGCCCGCGCTCTCCGAGAAGGACACCGCCGACCTGCGCTTCGCGCTGCGTCTCGGCGTCGACTTCATCGCCCTCAGCTTCGTGCGCAACGCCGCCGACGCCGAGGACGTGCGGGTGATCATGCGCGAGGAGGGCGTCATGCTCCCCGTCATCGCCAAGATCGAGAAGCCCCAGGCCATCGAGAACCTCGACGAGGTCGTCGCGGCGTTCGACGCGTTCATGGTCGCCCGCGGCGACCTCGGCGTCGAGTGCCCCCTCGAGGAGGTGCCCTTCTTGCAGAAGAAGGTCATCGTCGCCGCCCGCCGCAACGCCAAGCCCGTCATCGTGGCCACCCAGATGCTCGAGTCGATGGTCGCCAACCCCGCGCCCACCCGCGCCGAGGCCAGCGACGTCGCCAACGCCGTCCTCGACGGCGCCGACGCCGTCATGCTCTCCGGCGAGACCAGCGTCGGCGAGCACCCGGTCCACACCGTCGAGACGATGGCCCGGATCATCTCCGCCACCGAGGCCCACGCCCTCGTCGACGACACCTTCAGCCGCTTCGGCCGCATCGAGTGGGACCCCCACACCACCTCCGGCGTCATCACCAAGGCCGCCGAGGAGGTCGCCCAGCGCGTCGGCGCCAAGTACGTCGTCGCCTTCACCCAGTCCGGCGACTCCGCGCGCCGCATCGCCCGGCTGCGCAGCCCCATCCCGGTCCTCGCCTTCACCCCCGAGGCCCGGGTGCGCTCCCAGCTCGCCGTCAGCTGGGGCGTCGAGGCCTTCAAGACCCTGCCCGTCGAGCACACCGACGAGATGGTCCGCCAGGTCGACGAGGAGCTGCTCAAGATCGGCCGGGTCAAGGAGGGCGACCGCGTCGTCATCATCGCCGGCAGCCCGCCGGGGATCCCCGGCTCGACCAACGCGCTGCGGGTGCACCGGATGGGCGACGCCATCAACGAGGTCGCGCCGGCGTACCGGCGGCGGGGCTGA
- a CDS encoding ANTAR domain-containing response regulator yields MTESAETAPTAQPTPRTVVIAEDETLIRMDLAEMLVEEGYDVVGQAGDGQRAIELAEELRPDLVILDVKMPVLDGIAAAEAIASRRIAPVVMLTAFSQRDLVERAREAGAMSYLVKPFSQSDLVPAIEMALSRFAEIVQLESEVTDLKERLATRKAVDRAKGILQEELSLSESEAFRWIQKTAMDLRMSMREVAEGVVTHGVPGAGSA; encoded by the coding sequence GTGACCGAGAGCGCCGAGACCGCCCCGACCGCGCAGCCGACGCCCCGCACCGTGGTGATCGCCGAGGACGAGACCCTCATCCGGATGGACCTCGCCGAGATGCTCGTCGAGGAGGGCTACGACGTCGTCGGCCAGGCCGGCGACGGCCAGCGGGCCATCGAGCTGGCCGAGGAGCTGCGCCCCGACCTGGTCATCCTCGACGTCAAGATGCCGGTCCTCGACGGCATCGCCGCCGCCGAGGCCATCGCCAGTCGGCGCATCGCCCCGGTCGTGATGCTGACGGCCTTCTCCCAGCGCGACCTGGTCGAGCGGGCCCGCGAGGCCGGCGCGATGTCGTACCTGGTCAAGCCGTTCTCGCAGAGTGACCTCGTGCCCGCCATCGAGATGGCGCTGAGCCGTTTCGCCGAGATCGTCCAGCTCGAGAGCGAGGTCACCGACCTCAAGGAGCGCCTGGCCACCCGCAAGGCCGTCGACCGGGCCAAGGGGATCCTCCAGGAGGAGCTGTCCCTGAGCGAGTCCGAGGCGTTCCGCTGGATCCAGAAGACCGCGATGGACCTGCGCATGTCGATGCGCGAGGTCGCCGAGGGCGTCGTGACCCACGGCGTCCCAGGCGCCGGCAGCGCCTGA